Proteins co-encoded in one Malus sylvestris chromosome 9, drMalSylv7.2, whole genome shotgun sequence genomic window:
- the LOC126582201 gene encoding uncharacterized protein LOC126582201 isoform X3: MPGNEIEGRIHNFYEQDNYSRQSQVADNNWPVDIYNQWHGKQRETSNVQQLDFGRGRGGESLSFDKTYKQLAQKPELSHIQTRNQHLETNGFMLGWQDLQESQFFDDSSVLVPLALTSRGLSILQSEQENASCDSPTLTTNSERSEITEASSEFNFVGRQPQLVRGQQQGIPQIHSMQQSGYNDMQMLQQHLMFKKLQELQRQQQLQQFGDARQHNAVNQLSAINKQTSGVQFSPLINGTPVNDTPQMFMNWVQRGGSLGGQNVSNRVIFSQEQGQTLSSMGLAPQQFDASLYGTPVASGRGTMNQYSHLPVMSHDSENLLAKANDQMQKPAMQPSAFNNSFVGAHCTTASPDQVCSPQGAFVSQQGFQGKNVFGQVITQGSNCGSTLGNLQQGDTLQTNTSPQELSGKQDQAGWPGIFQQKTMQHGPSQGLVPLDPMEEKILFDMDDSTWDSSMGKQSDIGAGGFGNAFESSFPSLQSGSWSALMQSAVAEASSSDTGQQEEWSGLTFQNTELSTGNQPSNIVDNENQGSWADNNLQSVSSLSSKPFPMLNDSSVSSSFPGFPQPGIQFTPEHREGFHQDESHESIQKSPKSSSEWLDRNSQQVQPHMRLDNTWTSQSSKPEGDINEGMYNRNSENHMWNRDGDSRVTSFSRSTGQLEQVHFGSENILRNRENSNIFNFHSLQNSHMTNVHQETSHQVQDNNKLDYGKHFISSNKEDNEGIGEKHHQMSNSSHVMQNSYGREGGTYEQQQNCYQRDNSYGRKSEDSSGMRLTAQTRVDQLKENSSIAQFGHPGFNPLSEGMIHPASNPNQMQMDSNLRGKNQTWSTLSPSQPLPQSHESSPRSRWDDKFGIGGQSSSPTSYKHGNSIAESTSSPTFSRNQLQTQHLFNVPGPSNQTTLPGSSAKHAPSNLALSQDTSQQIFVNSGGQQFPVLEAVPVSQPPFMSGMPARGGVSVKPQSLWTNNQSQQHLSGMETTSLASKELNGLNTQDSGYRSSEFGHSHTSLQGFNSAQEKQEEERMFDASQTGVRNVSDPSDFASGTLLNHSHLQDLGGIHHSDSNGLAPSARNLGFLGHALKHSHGFRHDHSRLHQVQGTKNEEADPSRRDLDVQQVTAMAGQQSIYGHNKDGELNSPSAHKLSPLGNSNATNFLTDAREGLSVKTSSESAFQAQGMVAFGESDSQSPSIGNDVLPNYAETSQPNLSMASNWFKQYGTFRNGQMQPTYDARLARSSAGQTSLVKPSQSLNIHSSVEQIDASEANRVWPSTATNLVTSEPFVAPYVLPSEVIDETMAIVRPKKRKIETSELLPWHKVTEGSKRVQDVSLAEQEWALSCNRLTEKVGHEFEMIEDGRPILRSKRRLIFTTQFLQQLLGPAPASILSADAALYYDSVTYFVAKLSLGDACTLTCSSSTDAPLNDSNTIGEKPKVSENTEMQYLSKAVEDFTNRSKKLENDLLRLDKVSILDLRLECQELERFSVINRFARFHIPQTATSGTTSSSGTVPTAPKPFPQRYVTGQPLPRHLPEGVHCLSL, from the exons ATGCCTGGTAACGAAATTGAAGGCAGGATCCACAATTTTTATGAACAAGACAACTATTCCCGTCAATCTCAAGTTGCAGACAATAATTGGCCTGTTGATATTTATAATCAATGGCATGGAAAACAAAGAGAGACAAGTAATGTGCAACAACTAG ATTTTGGGAGAGGACGGGGCGGTGAGTCTTTGAGTTTTGATAAAACATATAAACAGTTGGCTCAGAAACCGGAATTGTCCCATATTCAAACTAGAAACCAACATCTGGAGACGAATGGGTTTATGCTTGGATGGCAGGATTTGCAGGAAAGCCAGTTTTTCGATGATAGCTCAGTTTTGGTTCCACTTGCTTTAACTTCGAGAGGCTTATCTATCCTTCAATCAGAGCAAGAAAATGCATCGTGCGATAGTCCCACTTTGACAACCAATTCAGAAAGGTCTGAAATTACTGAAGCTTCCAGTGAGTTTAACTTTGTTGGAAGGCAGCCACAACTTGTGAGGGGACAACAACAAGGCATTCCACAGATTCACTCGATGCAGCAGTCTGGGTACAATGACATGCAGATGTTGCAGCAGCACCTGATGTTTAAGAAACTGCAAGAACTTCAGAGGCAGCAGCAACTACAACAGTTCGGTGATGCAAGGCAACATAATGCAGTAAATCAGCTCTCTGCAATTAATAAGCAGACTTCAGGGGTTCAGTTTTCACCTCTAATCAATGGAACACCCGTTAATGATACGCCACAAATGTTTATGAACTGGGTGCAGAGGGGTGGATCTCTGGGAGGACAAAATGTTTCTAATAGAGTTATTTTTTCTCAAGAGCAAGGTCAAACTTTGAGCTCAATGGGTCTTGCTCCTCAGCAGTTTGATGCATCTTTATATGGTACTCCTGTTGCTAGTGGAAGAGGGACTATGAATCAGTATTCCCATCTTCCGGTGATGTCTCATGATTCTGAAAATTTGTTGGCCAAGGCTAATGATCAAATGCAGAAGCCTGCTATGCAGCCATCAGCCTTCAATAACTCATTTGTAGGTGCTCATTGTACGACTGCTTCTCCGGACCAGGTTTGCTCACCTCAAGGGGCGTTTGTATCCCAACAAGGCTTTCAGGGAAAAAATGTATTTGGACAAGTTATTACTCAAGGTTCAAATTGTGGATCCACATTGGGTAACCTCCAACAAGGGGATACCTTGCAAACAAATACATCACCACAGGAGCTCAGTGGAAAGCAAGATCAAGCTGGCTGGCCGGGAATCTTCCAGCAAAAAACAATGCAGCATGGCCCTTCCCAGGGTTTGGTTCCCCTTGATCCAATGGAAGAGAAGATTTTGTTTGACATGGATGATAGTACTTGGGATTCGTCTATGGGAAAGCAGAGTGATATTGGGGCTGGAGGCTTTGGAAATGCATTCGAAAGTTCATTTCCTTCTCTCCAAAGTGGAAGCTGGAGCGCGCTTATGCAGTCTGCTGTAGCAGAAGCTTCTAGTAGTGATACCGGCCAACAGGAGGAGTGGAGTGGATTGACTTTTCAGAATACCGAGCTGTCAACTGGTAATCAGCCTTCAAACATCGTGGACAATGAGAACCAAGGAAGTTGGGCTGATAACAATCTGCAGAGTGTCTCTTCCTTAAGTTCAAAACCTTTTCCCATGCTTAATGACTCAAGTGTTAGTTCTAGCTTCCCTGGCTTTCCACAGCCAGGCATccaattcacacctgagcatcGAGAAGGGTTTCACCAGGATGAATCTCATGAATCCATTCAGAAGTCTCCCAAAAGTTCTAGCGAGTGGTTGGATCGTAACTCTCAACAGGTTCAGCCACATATGCGTTTGGACAACACATGGACCAGTCAAAGCAGTAAACCAGAAG GTGATATTAACGAAGGCATGTACAATAGGAACTCTGAGAACCATATGTGGAATAGGGATGGTGATTCCAGGGTAACTTCATTTTCCAGATCAACTGGACAATTGGAGCAAGTACATTTTGGTTCAGAGAATATTCTTAGGAACAGAGAAAATTCCAATATTTTTAACTTTCATTCCCTGCAAAATTCACACATGACTAATGTCCATCAGGAAACCAGTCACCAAGTCCAAGATAATAATAAGCTTGATTACGGGAAACATTTTATATCTAGCAACAAGGAGGATAATGAGGGCATTGGAGAAAAACATCATCAAATGAGTAACAGCTCTCATGTTATGCAAAACTCTTATGGGAGGGAAGGTGGAACATATGAGCAGCAGCAAAATTGCTACCAGAGGGACAACTCGTATGGCCGGAAATCAGAGGATTCTAGCGGCATGCGTTTGACTGCACAAACAAG GGTTGATCAGTTGAAGGAGAATAGTTCTATCGCACAGTTTGGCCATCCTGGATTTAACCCACTATCTGAG GGTATGATCCATCCAGCTAGTAATCCAAATCAAATGCAAATGGATTCTAATTTAAGAGGGAAAAATCAGACCTGGTCCACTCTGTCCCCTTCTCAACCTTTGCCCCAATCACATGAATCATCACCGAGATCCCGTTGGGATGATAAATTTGGTATCGGGGGACAATCGAGCAGCCCTACGTCTTATAAGCATGGAAACTCTATTGCAGAAAGCACATCCAGTCCTACATTTTCAAGGAATCAGCTTCAAACACAACATCTGTTTAATGTACCTGGTCCATCTAATCAAACAACATTACCTGGTTCTTCTGCAAAGCATGCACCTTCCAACCTTGCTCTATCTCAAGATACTTCTCAGCAAATTTTTGTCAACTCTGGTGGTCAACAATTCCCTGTTCTTGAAGCTGTTCCAGTTTCTCAGCCTCCTTTTATGTCAGGCATGCCTGCACGGGGTGGAGTATCAGTGAAGCCGCAGAGTTTGTGGACAAATAACCAAAGCCAGCAACATCTTTCTGGCATGGAAACTACTTCGTTGGCTTCAAAGGAGCTAAATGGTCTAAATACCCAGGACAGTGGATATAGGTCATCTGAATTTGGCCATTCCCATACGAGTTTACAAGGATTCAATTCTGCACAAGAGAAACAGGAGGAAGAGAGGATGTTTGATGCTTCACAGACAGGGGTAAGGAATGTCTCCGATCCTAGTGATTTTGCCTCTGGTACATTGTTGAATCATTCGCACCTGCAGGATCTTGGTGGAATACATCATAGTGACAGCAATGGCCTGGCTCCCTCTGCAAGAAATCTTGGATTTCTTGGCCATGCTTTAAAACATTCACATGGATTTCGTCATGACCACTCCCGGCTGCACCAAGTGCAGGGTACGAAGAATGAAGAGGCTGATCCAAGTAGGAGGGATCTGGATGTACAACAGGTAACTGCTATGGCAGGACAGCAGTCAATTTATGGTCATAACAAGGATGGTGAACTGAATTCTCCATCAGCTCACAAGTTATCGCCACTTGGAAATTCCAACGCAACAAATTTCCTGACGGATGCAAGAGAAGGTCTAAGTGTAAAAACTTCTTCAGAATCTGCCTTCCAAGCCCAAGGCATGGTTGCATTTGGTGAAAGTGATTCTCAGAGTCCATCTATTGGCAATGATGTGTTACCTAATTATGCTGAAACTTCTCAGCCCAATCTAAGCATGGCATCGAACTGGTTTAAACAGTATGGGACCTTCAGAAATGGGCAGATGCAACCAACGTATGATGCAAGGCTTGCTAGGTCTTCTGCAGGGCAGACCTCGCTTGTGAAGCCTTCGCAAAGCCTAAACATACATTCTTCTGTGGAACAGATAGATGCTTCTGAGGCTAACAGAGTATGGCCAAGTACAGCTACCAATTTGGTAACAAGCGAACCCTTTGTAGCCCCTTATGTGTTACCTTCAGAAGTCATTGATGAAACTATGGCGATCGTGAGACCAAAGAAACGCAAAATTGAAACATCAGAGCTTCTACCATGGCACAAAGTGACAGAAGGTTCCAAAAGGGTTCAAGATGTCAG TCTGGCAGAGCAAGAATGGGCCTTGTCATGCAATCGGCTGACTGAGAAA GTTGGACATGAGTTTGAAATGATTGAAGATGGACGTCCAATCCTTCGATCTAAGAGAAGGCTTATCTTCACAACACAGTTTCTGCAGCAATTGCTCGGCCCTGCACCAGCATCCATTCTCTCAGCAGACGCTGCTTTGTACTATGATAGTGTGACATATTTTGTTGCTAAATTATCATTAGGGGATGCGTGCACCCTGACCTGCAGCAGCAGTACTGATGCGCCACTGAACGACAGTAATAC GATTGGGGAAAAGCCTAAAGTTTCTGAAAATACTGAAATGCAGTATTTATCAAAAGCTGTGGAAGATTTCACTAATAGATCGAAGAAGCTGGAAAATGACCTACTGAG GTTAGACAAGGTTTCAATTTTAGACTTAAGACTAGAATGCCAGGAGTTGGAAAGATTTTCGGTCATCAACCGGTTTGCCAGGTTCCATATCCCCCAAACAGCTACGTCTGGGACCACTTCTTCATCCGGTACAGTTCCAACTGCACCAAAACCATTCCCCCAACGATATGTCACTGGACAGCCGCTGCCAAGACATCTACCAGAGGGTGTTCATTGTCTGTCACTATGA